Genomic window (Pseudomonas xantholysinigenes):
CCCCGCGTAGTTCACCCGCGGTACCCCTTCGAGCAAGGTGTCGATCAGCGCCTTGAGCGATTCGCCACGGGCCAGGTAGGCGTCGCCGAAGTCATGCCCACCCAGGGCGCTGGGGTGGGCCACCACCTCGAGCACGCCCTCCCGGGGCGCCAGCCCCGCCTTCAGGTCGGCGGGGGTGCACACGTAGTCGGCGCTCGCCCCACCGAGCTGGCGCAAGCGTTGGTTGAGCAGGGTCTTGAACAGCCTTTTCAGCGGGCCGATGTTGTGCCCGAGATTGCGCGCCAGGCGCACGGGAACGCCTTGGGCCCGGGCGAAGCGCGCCACCACCTCGCCGACCGGCCAGATGTTGTGCACGTGCTGGTGCGAATCCAGGTGGCTGGGCATCAGCCCATGGTCCAGGCAGTGTTTCCACTGCGCCTCCAGCTCTTGCTCGACCGCCGCGCGTTCGCGCCGGCTCAGGCGCAGGGTGCGTTGCTTCAGGCGCAGGTCGAA
Coding sequences:
- a CDS encoding ChbG/HpnK family deacetylase, with product MPSQVIVNADDFGLSAHTNAVILHAFQAGLISSATAMANMPAFAAACQLAQQPALSGRVGLHFNLTYGRPLSQAILAEPRFCAPHGEFDLRLKQRTLRLSRRERAAVEQELEAQWKHCLDHGLMPSHLDSHQHVHNIWPVGEVVARFARAQGVPVRLARNLGHNIGPLKRLFKTLLNQRLRQLGGASADYVCTPADLKAGLAPREGVLEVVAHPSALGGHDFGDAYLARGESLKALIDTLLEGVPRVNYAGLSASPSAPDARATRQSAAGP